From a single Staphylococcus epidermidis genomic region:
- a CDS encoding acyltransferase family protein, giving the protein MRKKLNNEYRSAKKIRYMPGLDGLRAIAVIGIIIYHLNKQWLTGGFLGVDTFFVISGYLITSLLLKEYEDTGTINLKNFWIRRIKRLLPAVFALIVVVGIATLLLHPEHIVRVKHDMIAAIFYVSNWWYIAKDVNYFEQFSFMPLKHLWSLAIEEQFYLFFPAVLLLFMAIVKKKKNVILMFWIISLVSLLMMVVISQPHLNHSRVYFGTDTRLQTLLLGVLLAFIWPPFKLNPNPPKGLKTVINSAGIIGLTFLILLFFTVSDESDWIYNGGFYLISTMTLLIIASVVHPTTILAKLLGNPLFVYIGKRSYSLYLWHFPVISFIHSYFIDGQLPTYVYIMDIVITVLLAELSFRYVETPLRKEGLKAFTFKKTYKPQFIRTIVTLIMLLPFIFILVGAFDKFGKDTISNKAQTFNTNEADQYLIHMIPIDNISLTSDGKTKENKKDNDVYTQIKPLLIGDSVMVDIGEQFKTKVPKAKIDGKVGRQLYQAESLVKNQYRHYNKPSDQIILELGTNGDFTKEQLDNLIDKFGKAQVYLVNTRVPRSYESHVNELMAKAAKNKKNVTLIDWYSRSKGHTEYFAPDGIHLENDGVEALTDEILKNIKKK; this is encoded by the coding sequence ATGAGAAAAAAATTAAATAATGAATATCGCTCTGCTAAAAAAATACGATATATGCCTGGATTAGATGGTTTGCGAGCAATTGCAGTCATTGGTATTATTATTTATCACTTGAATAAACAATGGTTAACAGGTGGTTTTTTAGGCGTAGATACTTTTTTTGTTATTTCAGGTTATTTGATTACGAGCTTATTACTTAAAGAGTATGAAGATACTGGAACAATAAATCTTAAAAATTTTTGGATTCGTCGTATTAAAAGGTTATTACCAGCGGTATTTGCATTAATAGTAGTAGTTGGAATTGCAACTTTATTATTGCACCCCGAGCATATTGTAAGAGTTAAACATGATATGATAGCAGCAATATTTTACGTATCTAATTGGTGGTATATTGCTAAAGATGTCAATTATTTCGAGCAATTTTCTTTTATGCCTTTAAAGCACCTATGGTCACTAGCCATTGAAGAGCAGTTTTACCTTTTTTTCCCAGCAGTACTCTTATTATTTATGGCAATAGTTAAGAAAAAGAAAAATGTCATACTGATGTTTTGGATCATATCCCTGGTTTCATTATTAATGATGGTTGTTATTTCTCAACCTCACTTGAACCATTCTAGAGTATATTTTGGAACTGATACAAGATTGCAGACACTGCTTTTAGGTGTACTTCTAGCATTTATCTGGCCACCTTTTAAATTAAATCCCAATCCACCTAAAGGATTAAAAACTGTGATTAATAGTGCGGGTATCATAGGACTTACATTTTTAATTCTATTATTCTTTACTGTTAGTGATGAAAGTGATTGGATTTATAACGGTGGATTTTATCTTATTTCAACAATGACTTTGCTAATTATTGCAAGTGTTGTTCATCCAACGACAATTTTAGCTAAGTTATTAGGAAATCCTTTATTTGTCTACATTGGAAAGCGTTCATACAGTTTATACTTATGGCATTTTCCTGTAATTAGCTTTATTCATAGTTATTTTATTGATGGTCAATTACCAACTTATGTTTATATTATGGATATCGTAATTACTGTATTATTAGCCGAATTATCATTTAGATATGTTGAAACGCCATTAAGAAAGGAAGGTCTAAAGGCTTTTACATTTAAAAAAACTTACAAACCTCAGTTTATTAGAACAATTGTAACGTTAATTATGTTGTTACCTTTTATTTTTATACTAGTTGGAGCTTTCGATAAATTCGGAAAAGATACAATTTCAAATAAAGCACAAACATTTAATACAAACGAGGCTGATCAATATCTTATTCATATGATACCGATTGATAATATTTCGTTAACTAGCGATGGTAAAACCAAAGAGAATAAGAAAGACAATGATGTATATACACAAATTAAGCCATTATTAATTGGTGATTCAGTTATGGTAGATATAGGGGAACAATTTAAAACGAAAGTACCCAAAGCTAAAATCGATGGCAAAGTCGGTCGTCAACTCTATCAGGCCGAGAGCCTCGTTAAAAATCAATATAGACATTATAATAAACCATCAGACCAAATCATACTTGAGTTAGGTACAAATGGTGATTTTACAAAAGAACAATTAGATAATTTAATTGACAAATTTGGCAAAGCACAAGTGTATCTTGTGAATACAAGAGTGCCAAGATCATATGAAAGTCATGTTAATGAGTTGATGGCAAAAGCAGCTAAAAATAAAAAGAATGTAACCCTAATTGATTGGTATAGTCGCTCAAAAGGGCATACAGAGTATTTTGCTCCAGACGGAATCCATCTTGAAAATGATGGCGTAGAGGCATTGACAGATGAGATATTAAAAAATATAAAGAAGAAATAA
- a CDS encoding metal-sulfur cluster assembly factor, with translation MEEALKDSILGALEMVIDPELGIDIVNLGLVYKVDVDDEGLCTVEMTLTSMGCPLGPQIIEQVKSVLAEIPEISDTEVMIVWSPPWNKDMMSRYAKIALGIG, from the coding sequence ATGGAAGAAGCACTAAAAGATAGTATCTTAGGCGCTCTTGAAATGGTAATAGATCCTGAGTTAGGGATAGATATCGTTAATTTAGGTTTAGTATATAAAGTTGATGTTGATGATGAAGGTTTATGTACAGTTGAAATGACATTGACTTCGATGGGATGTCCATTAGGACCACAAATTATTGAACAAGTTAAGAGTGTTTTGGCTGAGATTCCTGAAATTTCTGATACAGAAGTGATGATTGTATGGAGTCCACCTTGGAATAAAGATATGATGTCACGATATGCCAAAATAGCTTTAGGCATCGGATAA
- a CDS encoding Cof-type HAD-IIB family hydrolase, translated as MQPYLICLDLDGTLLNDNKEISPYTKQVLTELQQCGHYVMIATGRPYRASQMYYHELNMSTPVVNFNGAFVHHPKANDFKVIHEVLDVEISKNIITALQQSHITNIIAEVKDYVFINSYDPRLFEGFSMGNPKIQTGNLLENLNEAPTSLLVEAEEENIPEIKDMLTHFYAENIEHRRWGAPFPVIEIVKRGINKARGIKHVQNYLNIADDHIIAFGDEDNDIEMIKFATHGIAMANGLKDLKEIANETTFSNNEDGIGRYLNDFFNLKMRYY; from the coding sequence ATGCAACCTTATTTAATTTGTCTAGATCTAGATGGTACATTATTAAATGACAATAAAGAAATCTCACCTTACACTAAACAAGTATTAACCGAATTACAACAATGTGGACACTACGTTATGATTGCTACTGGAAGACCTTATCGCGCAAGCCAGATGTATTATCATGAACTAAATATGAGCACACCTGTTGTTAACTTTAATGGAGCATTTGTACATCATCCAAAAGCAAACGATTTCAAAGTGATACATGAAGTACTTGATGTAGAAATTTCTAAAAATATTATTACAGCACTTCAACAATCTCATATTACAAATATCATTGCTGAAGTAAAAGACTACGTCTTTATAAATAGTTATGATCCAAGACTTTTCGAAGGTTTTTCAATGGGAAATCCTAAAATTCAAACGGGTAATTTACTTGAAAATCTTAATGAAGCACCTACGTCATTACTTGTTGAAGCAGAAGAAGAAAATATTCCTGAAATTAAAGATATGTTAACACATTTTTATGCAGAAAATATTGAACATCGTCGTTGGGGCGCACCGTTTCCAGTAATAGAAATTGTGAAACGTGGGATTAACAAAGCACGTGGAATCAAGCATGTTCAAAACTATTTAAACATCGCCGACGATCATATCATTGCGTTTGGTGATGAGGACAATGATATAGAAATGATAAAGTTTGCGACCCATGGCATTGCAATGGCCAATGGCTTGAAAGATTTAAAAGAAATAGCAAATGAGACTACGTTTAGTAATAATGAAGACGGAATAGGTCGTTATTTAAATGACTTTTTTAATTTGAAAATGCGTTATTATTAA
- a CDS encoding CoA-disulfide reductase — MNKIIIVGAVAGGATCASQIRRLDKESEIIVFEKDRDMSFANCALPYYIGNVIEDRRKVLAYTPNQFYDKKQITVKTYHEVIQINDERQKVTVLNHQTNQTFEESYDTLILSPGASANRLNTHSDISFTVRNLEDTETIDTFITNTKAQRALVVGAGYISLEVLENLHHRGLDVTWIHRSTNINKLMDQDMNQPIIDEIEKRNITYRFNEEISHVNGHEVTFTSGKVENFDLIIEGVGTHPNSQFIKSSNVILNDKGYIPVNHNFQTNIPNIYALGDVITSHYRHVNLPAQVPLAWGAHRGASIIAEQLSGNSSIHFKGYLGNNIVKFFDYTLASVGIKPNELKNFDYDMVEVKQGAHAGYYPGNSPLHLRVYFEKDSRKLIRAAAVGKQGADKRIDVLSMAMMNNATVDDLTEFEVAYAPPYSHPKDLINLIGYKAQ; from the coding sequence ATGAATAAAATTATAATAGTCGGTGCAGTTGCTGGTGGTGCGACTTGTGCAAGTCAAATTCGAAGATTAGATAAAGAGAGTGAAATCATTGTTTTTGAAAAAGATAGAGACATGAGCTTTGCTAATTGTGCATTACCTTATTATATTGGCAACGTTATCGAGGACCGTCGTAAAGTTTTAGCATACACGCCCAATCAATTTTATGACAAAAAGCAAATCACTGTAAAAACATACCATGAAGTTATACAAATCAATGATGAGAGACAAAAAGTTACTGTCTTAAATCATCAAACTAATCAAACTTTTGAAGAAAGCTACGATACATTGATTTTAAGTCCTGGCGCATCTGCAAATCGATTAAACACTCATAGTGATATCTCATTTACTGTGCGAAATCTCGAAGATACTGAAACAATTGATACCTTTATTACGAATACCAAAGCACAACGTGCACTTGTTGTTGGCGCGGGTTACATCTCTTTAGAAGTCCTTGAAAATTTACATCATAGAGGTTTGGATGTCACATGGATTCATCGCTCTACAAATATTAATAAACTGATGGATCAAGATATGAATCAACCCATCATCGACGAAATAGAAAAAAGAAATATCACTTATAGATTTAACGAAGAAATTAGTCACGTCAATGGACATGAAGTTACATTCACATCTGGTAAAGTTGAAAACTTTGATCTTATTATCGAAGGTGTAGGTACTCATCCAAATTCACAATTTATTAAATCATCTAACGTCATACTGAATGATAAAGGATATATCCCAGTAAATCATAATTTCCAAACAAATATACCAAATATTTATGCATTAGGTGATGTTATTACTTCACATTATCGTCATGTGAATTTACCGGCACAGGTTCCACTTGCTTGGGGAGCACACCGTGGTGCAAGTATTATAGCTGAACAACTTTCTGGAAATTCGTCTATTCACTTTAAAGGTTATCTAGGAAATAATATAGTGAAATTTTTTGACTATACATTAGCAAGTGTTGGCATCAAACCAAATGAACTTAAAAATTTCGATTATGATATGGTTGAAGTTAAGCAAGGAGCTCATGCAGGATATTACCCAGGAAATTCACCACTACATTTACGTGTTTATTTTGAAAAAGACTCGAGAAAACTTATACGCGCAGCAGCAGTTGGTAAACAAGGTGCCGATAAAAGAATAGACGTATTATCAATGGCAATGATGAATAATGCTACTGTGGATGATTTAACAGAATTTGAAGTAGCATATGCACCTCCTTATAGTCATCCAAAAGATTTAATTAATTTAATTGGGTATAAAGCGCAATAA
- a CDS encoding YisL family protein, with protein MLHVHILSWVLAIILFIATYLNYSQTQGASPYYKPLHMALRLFMLLTLISGFWELIEEFMAASNGEGGNHMLLTLKMLCGLAVIAFMEISIAKRKKQQTSHKFFWITIILIIITMAIGVILPWGPISKIFGIS; from the coding sequence ATGTTACATGTCCATATTTTAAGTTGGGTATTAGCAATTATTTTATTTATCGCAACTTATTTAAATTATTCACAAACGCAAGGTGCATCACCTTATTATAAGCCTTTGCATATGGCATTAAGATTATTCATGCTATTAACATTAATTTCTGGTTTTTGGGAATTAATCGAAGAGTTTATGGCTGCCTCTAATGGTGAAGGTGGAAATCATATGCTACTTACTTTAAAAATGTTATGTGGTTTAGCTGTTATCGCATTTATGGAAATTTCTATTGCTAAAAGAAAAAAACAACAGACTAGCCATAAATTCTTTTGGATTACTATTATTTTAATCATAATTACAATGGCTATTGGTGTTATTTTACCTTGGGGCCCAATTTCTAAAATATTTGGAATAAGTTAA
- a CDS encoding fumarylacetoacetate hydrolase family protein, with protein sequence MKFLSFKHNDRTSYGVKVKREDAVWDLPMVFAEFGDKDFNPKTLIAGLQQNQTLDFQEQVRKAVVAAEESGRDEEFKLLFTDIDFLPPVTPPNNVIAFGRNYEDHASELNHEVDSLYVFTKAASSLTGDEATIPNHKDITEQLDYEGELGIVIGKSGEKIPRGLALDYIYGYTIINDITDRTAQSSHDQAFLSKSLTGACPMGPYIVTKDELPAPENVNIVTKVNNEIRQDGNTGEMILKIDELIEKISKYVALHPGDIIATGTPAGVGAGLQPPQFLQPGDEVKVTIDNIGTLTTYISKN encoded by the coding sequence ATGAAATTTCTATCATTCAAACATAATGACAGAACTTCATATGGTGTTAAAGTAAAACGTGAAGATGCTGTTTGGGATTTACCAATGGTTTTTGCTGAGTTTGGGGACAAAGACTTTAATCCTAAAACTTTAATTGCAGGTTTACAGCAAAATCAAACTTTAGACTTTCAAGAGCAAGTTCGAAAAGCAGTTGTCGCAGCAGAAGAAAGTGGAAGAGATGAGGAATTTAAACTTTTATTCACTGATATTGATTTTCTACCACCAGTGACACCTCCTAATAATGTGATTGCATTTGGTAGAAATTATGAAGATCATGCTAGTGAATTAAATCATGAAGTTGATAGTTTATACGTATTTACTAAAGCGGCTTCATCTTTAACTGGTGATGAAGCAACAATTCCTAATCATAAAGATATTACAGAACAATTGGACTATGAAGGCGAACTTGGAATTGTAATTGGAAAATCAGGCGAAAAGATTCCTAGAGGATTAGCTTTAGATTATATTTATGGGTACACAATTATCAATGATATTACAGATCGTACTGCGCAAAGTTCACATGATCAAGCATTCTTATCAAAAAGTTTAACTGGGGCATGCCCAATGGGCCCTTATATAGTAACCAAAGACGAATTACCTGCGCCAGAGAATGTAAATATCGTAACAAAAGTGAATAACGAAATTCGACAAGATGGCAACACTGGTGAGATGATTTTAAAAATAGATGAACTCATCGAAAAGATTTCAAAATATGTAGCTTTACATCCAGGCGATATCATTGCAACTGGTACACCCGCTGGTGTGGGTGCTGGTTTACAACCACCACAATTTTTACAACCAGGTGATGAAGTCAAAGTAACTATAGATAATATTGGCACTTTAACAACATATATATCTAAAAATTAA
- the addA gene encoding helicase-exonuclease AddAB subunit AddA, giving the protein MIPTKPQDVIWTDAQWQSIYAKGQDILVAAAAGSGKTAVLVERIIQRILRDEVDVDRLLVVTFTNLSAREMKHRVDKRIQEASFKDPNNEHLKNQRIKIHQAQISTLHSFCLKLIQQHYDVLDIDPHFRTSSEAENILLLEQTIDDVLEQHYDKLDPHFIELTEQLSSDRNDDQFRSIIKQLYFFSIANPQPFEWLNQLAQPYKEENKQRELMQLINDLAMIFMKAGYEELQKSYDLFSMMESVDKQLEVIETERMFITKAIEGKVLNTDVITQHEFMSRFPAINSKIKEANEGMEDALNEAKQHYDKYKSLVMKVKNDYFSRNAEDLQRDMQQLAHRVAYLAQIVQDVIQSFGVQKRSRNILDFSDYEHFALRILTNEDGSPSRIAETYREHFKEILVDEYQDTNRVQEKILSCIKTGEEHDGNLFMVGDVKQSIYKFRQADPSLFIEKYNRFSSSGTESGLRIDLSQNFRSRQEVLSTTNYLFKHMMDEQVGEISYDDAAQLYFGAPYDEVSHPVQLRALIEASSENSDLTGSEQEANYIVEQVKDIINHQNVYDMKTGQYRKATYKDIVILERSFGQARNLQQAFKNNDIPFHVNSKEGYFEQTEVRLVLSFLRTIDNPLQDIYLVGLMRSVIYQFTEEELAKIRVVSPHDDYFYQSIKNYMIDEKADSRLVDKLNRFIQDIQKYQNYSQSQPVYQLIDKFYNDHFVIQYFSGLIGGKGRRANLYGLFNKAVEFENSSFRGLFQFIRFIDELIDRKKDFGEENVVGPNDNVVRMMTIHSSKGLEFPFVIYSGLSKKFNKGDLNAPVILNQQYGLGMDYFDVNKDMAFPSLASVAYRAINEKELISEEMRLIYVALTRAKEQLILVGRVKDEKSLIKYEKLAVSDTHIAVNERLTATNPFVLIYGILAKHQSPSLPNDQRFERDIDQLNSEVKPRVSIVIDHYEDVSTEEVVNDNEIRTIEELKAINTGNEDVKIKIHQQLSYDYPFKVNTMKPSKQSVSELKRQLETEESNTNYDRVRQYRIGVASYERPKFLTQTKKRKANEIGTLMHTVMQHLPFREQRLTKDELLQYIDGLIDKQLIDEDAKEDIRIDEIMHFIDGPLYMEIAQADNVYTELPLVVNQIKVDGLTSEDEDVSIIQGMIDLIYESDGQFYFVDYKTDAFNRRKGMSDEEIGNQLKEKYQIQMTYYRNTLETILKRPVKGYLYFFKFGTLEIDD; this is encoded by the coding sequence ATGATTCCAACTAAACCTCAAGATGTGATTTGGACAGATGCACAATGGCAAAGTATTTATGCGAAAGGACAGGACATACTTGTTGCTGCTGCAGCAGGTTCCGGAAAAACAGCCGTTCTAGTTGAGCGTATTATACAACGTATACTAAGAGATGAGGTAGATGTAGATCGGTTACTAGTTGTAACATTTACGAATTTAAGCGCACGTGAGATGAAGCATCGAGTTGATAAACGTATACAAGAAGCATCTTTTAAGGATCCTAACAATGAACATTTAAAGAATCAGCGAATCAAAATTCATCAAGCACAGATTTCTACTTTACACAGTTTCTGTTTGAAATTGATTCAGCAGCATTATGACGTATTAGATATCGATCCTCATTTTAGAACAAGTAGTGAAGCGGAAAATATATTATTATTAGAACAAACTATTGATGATGTTTTAGAACAACACTATGATAAATTAGATCCTCACTTTATAGAATTAACCGAACAACTATCATCAGATAGGAATGATGATCAATTTAGAAGTATTATTAAGCAGTTATATTTTTTCAGTATTGCTAATCCTCAACCATTTGAATGGCTCAATCAATTAGCGCAACCATACAAAGAAGAAAATAAACAGCGAGAATTAATGCAGCTTATCAATGATTTAGCAATGATTTTTATGAAAGCAGGATATGAGGAATTACAAAAAAGTTATGACTTATTCTCAATGATGGAAAGTGTTGATAAGCAGCTTGAAGTTATTGAAACCGAACGCATGTTTATTACTAAAGCCATTGAAGGTAAAGTATTAAATACAGATGTTATCACACAACATGAATTTATGAGTCGTTTTCCGGCAATAAATAGCAAGATAAAAGAAGCAAATGAAGGCATGGAAGATGCTTTAAATGAAGCAAAACAACATTATGATAAATATAAATCTTTAGTTATGAAAGTAAAAAATGATTATTTTTCTAGAAATGCAGAAGATTTGCAAAGAGATATGCAACAACTCGCACATCGAGTGGCTTATTTAGCTCAAATAGTTCAAGACGTGATTCAATCATTTGGTGTTCAAAAACGAAGTCGTAATATTTTGGATTTCTCAGATTATGAACATTTTGCATTACGCATTCTTACTAACGAAGATGGCTCGCCTTCGCGTATCGCTGAAACGTATCGTGAACATTTTAAAGAAATCCTAGTTGATGAGTATCAAGATACTAATAGAGTGCAAGAAAAAATATTATCTTGTATTAAAACTGGTGAAGAACACGATGGTAATTTGTTCATGGTTGGGGATGTGAAGCAGTCTATTTATAAATTTAGACAAGCTGATCCCAGTTTATTTATTGAAAAATATAATCGCTTTTCTAGTAGTGGAACTGAAAGTGGCTTACGCATTGACTTATCGCAAAACTTTCGTTCGAGACAGGAAGTGTTATCTACAACCAATTATTTGTTCAAACATATGATGGATGAACAAGTAGGAGAAATTTCATATGATGATGCAGCGCAATTGTATTTTGGTGCACCATATGACGAAGTTTCACATCCTGTTCAATTACGGGCACTTATTGAGGCAAGTTCAGAAAATAGTGACTTAACTGGAAGTGAACAAGAAGCGAATTACATTGTTGAGCAAGTTAAAGATATTATTAATCATCAAAACGTATACGATATGAAAACAGGTCAATACAGAAAAGCAACATATAAAGATATCGTAATTTTAGAGCGAAGTTTTGGTCAAGCTCGTAATCTTCAACAAGCTTTTAAAAATAATGATATCCCTTTTCACGTAAATAGTAAGGAAGGATATTTTGAGCAAACTGAAGTACGTCTTGTTCTTTCATTTTTAAGAACAATAGATAATCCACTTCAAGACATTTATTTAGTGGGTTTGATGCGTTCTGTAATATATCAATTTACTGAAGAAGAATTAGCTAAAATAAGAGTTGTAAGCCCTCATGATGATTACTTTTATCAATCTATAAAAAATTATATGATTGATGAAAAAGCTGATTCTAGATTGGTTGACAAGTTAAATCGTTTTATTCAGGATATACAAAAATATCAAAATTATAGTCAAAGTCAACCGGTTTACCAATTAATTGATAAATTTTATAATGATCATTTTGTAATTCAGTACTTTAGCGGTCTTATTGGAGGTAAAGGTAGAAGAGCGAATCTGTATGGGCTATTTAATAAAGCTGTTGAATTTGAAAATTCAAGTTTCAGAGGTTTATTCCAATTTATTCGTTTTATTGATGAGCTTATTGATCGTAAAAAAGATTTTGGTGAAGAAAATGTCGTAGGTCCTAACGATAATGTGGTTAGAATGATGACGATTCACAGTAGTAAAGGATTAGAATTTCCATTTGTAATTTACTCAGGATTATCTAAAAAATTCAACAAAGGTGACCTGAATGCACCAGTTATTCTAAATCAACAATATGGTTTAGGTATGGATTATTTTGATGTAAATAAAGATATGGCTTTTCCTTCGCTTGCCTCTGTGGCATATAGAGCAATAAATGAAAAAGAACTTATATCAGAAGAGATGCGTTTAATCTATGTTGCGTTGACACGAGCAAAAGAGCAACTTATTTTAGTTGGAAGAGTCAAAGATGAAAAATCGTTAATTAAATATGAAAAATTAGCTGTTTCAGACACACATATAGCAGTTAATGAACGCCTTACTGCCACAAATCCATTTGTTCTAATTTATGGTATTTTGGCTAAGCATCAATCGCCTTCATTGCCAAATGATCAAAGATTTGAAAGAGATATTGATCAATTAAATTCTGAAGTGAAGCCACGCGTATCAATAGTGATTGATCATTACGAGGATGTTTCAACTGAAGAAGTGGTCAATGATAATGAAATAAGAACAATCGAAGAATTAAAGGCCATAAATACTGGTAATGAAGATGTGAAAATTAAAATTCATCAACAGCTTTCTTATGACTATCCTTTTAAAGTTAACACGATGAAACCATCTAAACAGTCGGTATCAGAGTTAAAACGCCAATTAGAAACTGAAGAAAGTAATACAAATTATGATAGAGTACGTCAATATCGTATTGGTGTTGCATCATATGAAAGACCCAAGTTTCTTACCCAAACAAAAAAAAGAAAAGCAAATGAAATAGGGACTTTAATGCATACAGTCATGCAACACTTACCTTTTAGAGAACAACGTTTAACAAAAGACGAATTACTCCAATATATCGATGGATTGATTGACAAACAACTTATTGATGAAGATGCAAAAGAGGATATTAGAATAGATGAGATTATGCATTTCATTGATGGCCCTCTCTATATGGAAATAGCTCAAGCTGACAATGTTTATACTGAATTACCTCTTGTGGTAAATCAAATTAAAGTTGATGGACTTACAAGTGAAGATGAAGATGTATCCATTATTCAAGGTATGATTGATTTAATATATGAAAGTGACGGACAATTTTACTTTGTTGATTACAAAACAGATGCTTTTAATAGAAGAAAAGGTATGAGTGATGAAGAAATAGGGAATCAGCTCAAAGAAAAATATCAGATACAAATGACGTATTATCGAAATACTTTAGAAACCATACTTAAACGACCTGTAAAGGGTTACTTATATTTTTTCAAATTTGGTACATTAGAAATAGATGATTAA